One Nostoc sp. UHCC 0302 DNA window includes the following coding sequences:
- the galK gene encoding galactokinase, producing the protein MTFQQIFGKPPETQASAPGRVNLLGEHTDYNDGFVLPTAIPQNTTVQLGFSSDDKHHIYSENLQEQISILDVEHPPSGFASYIFGCIEVLKKAGYTIPPLALYVNSSVPMGSGLSSSAALEVASLRAIRQLLNLPIDDVEIAQLSQQAEIHYAGVQCGIMDQMASSLADTEHILFLDTRTLERRVMPLPTGAEIIVMDSGVPRTLASSGYNQRRAECEEAARLLGVKALRDVTDVKLTETLPEPLNRRARHVVTENNRVLEVLQGVTPERFGQLMNASHASLRDDYEVSVPALDTLVEILQNTAGVFGARLTGAGFGGACVALVASGKVDARFAAHVLEQYSQSGYTGRVLVPSLGLNDAA; encoded by the coding sequence ATGACTTTTCAACAAATATTCGGTAAACCACCTGAAACTCAAGCTAGTGCGCCAGGAAGAGTAAATTTACTTGGTGAACATACCGACTACAACGATGGCTTTGTTCTCCCAACAGCGATTCCTCAAAACACTACAGTACAGCTAGGTTTTAGCAGTGATGACAAGCATCACATTTATTCGGAAAATCTCCAAGAGCAAATTAGCATTTTAGACGTTGAGCATCCACCCTCTGGATTTGCAAGTTATATTTTTGGCTGTATTGAAGTTTTGAAAAAAGCAGGATACACAATTCCACCGCTTGCTTTATATGTCAATTCTTCCGTTCCTATGGGTTCGGGTTTATCTAGCAGTGCAGCTTTAGAAGTAGCAAGCCTTAGAGCAATTCGCCAACTCCTCAATCTCCCTATTGATGATGTTGAAATTGCCCAACTTTCGCAGCAAGCAGAAATTCACTATGCTGGCGTACAATGCGGCATCATGGATCAAATGGCTTCTAGCCTTGCTGACACCGAACATATCCTATTTTTAGATACCCGTACTCTAGAACGGCGTGTAATGCCTTTACCAACTGGAGCAGAAATTATAGTCATGGATAGCGGTGTGCCACGTACCCTTGCAAGTAGCGGTTATAACCAGCGTCGTGCTGAGTGTGAAGAGGCTGCACGATTATTGGGAGTCAAGGCACTGCGAGATGTAACTGATGTCAAGCTAACAGAAACATTACCCGAACCACTAAACCGTCGCGCTCGCCATGTGGTTACAGAAAATAACCGCGTCTTGGAAGTTTTGCAGGGAGTAACACCTGAGCGTTTTGGTCAGTTAATGAATGCATCCCATGCAAGTTTGCGAGACGATTATGAAGTTTCGGTGCCAGCACTAGATACATTAGTAGAAATTTTGCAGAACACAGCAGGTGTGTTTGGCGCAAGGCTAACAGGTGCAGGTTTTGGCGGGGCTTGTGTTGCTTTAGTGGCATCAGGTAAGGTGGATGCGAGGTTTGCAGCTCATGTTCTTGAGCAATACAGCCAATCAGGTTACACCGGACGCGTTTTAGTTCCTTCTTTGGGATTGAATGATGCAGCCTAA
- a CDS encoding signal peptidase I: protein MMQPKVIYGNAAVEGANRWGWFMGHFISPDDDPRSTAVLEVKWGVHKAGDQRTEWAVNNEATTISILISGKFCLKFEDREIILSREGDYVLWCPGEPHCWVAESDCTILTVRWPSKPSDSVALPL, encoded by the coding sequence ATGATGCAGCCTAAAGTTATTTATGGTAATGCCGCAGTTGAAGGGGCCAATCGCTGGGGTTGGTTTATGGGTCATTTTATCAGTCCAGATGACGACCCGCGGTCAACGGCAGTCCTAGAAGTAAAATGGGGTGTCCACAAAGCAGGAGATCAAAGAACTGAATGGGCAGTAAATAACGAAGCTACTACCATTTCCATCCTGATCAGTGGAAAATTTTGCCTTAAATTTGAGGATAGGGAGATTATTTTATCTCGTGAGGGTGACTACGTTCTTTGGTGTCCAGGTGAGCCACACTGTTGGGTGGCTGAGTCCGACTGTACTATTCTTACTGTTAGATGGCCCTCAAAGCCAAGCGATAGCGTAGCTTTGCCATTGTAA